One Aegilops tauschii subsp. strangulata cultivar AL8/78 chromosome 7, Aet v6.0, whole genome shotgun sequence genomic window carries:
- the LOC109748190 gene encoding uncharacterized protein — protein MEAAVLDPLGGQARAAERWEAPASTVHHGNGEDAAADDDSWCEASDSPGHDSSLHREWTHRQDQFHKMGYRDGITEGQKDVAQEGFNLGHRQSAHVGYKWGLVRGVTSAFASLPDSLKEKLLLDGQRRGKLEGLHNSVQEISAQGALQLFHESTLKDNLRPEESKLQTITKDLLLFLHECPDVHVSEELKRVP, from the exons ATGGAGGCCGCCGTACTGGACCCCCTCGGTGGCCAAGCGCGAGCTGCGGAGCGCTGGGAGGCGCCGGCGTCGACCGTGCACCATG GCAATGGTGAAGATGCTGCTGCAGATGATGACTCCTGGTGTGAGGCTTCAGATTCTCCAGGACATGATTCCAGCTTACACAGAGAATGGACCCACAGGCAGGACCAGTTTCATAAG ATGGGCTATAGGGATGGTATAACAGAAGGGCAGAAAGATGTTGCCCAAGAGGGGTTCAACCTTGGGCATAGGCAATCTGCGCATGTTGGATACAAGTGGGGTCTTGTTCGGGGGGTTACTAG TGCATTTGCTAGTCTTCCCGACAGTCTAAAAGAAAAGTTGCTGCTCGACGGCCAGCGTAGAGGAAAACTTGAAGGTTTGCACAACTCCGTGCAAGAAATTTCAGCACAGGGTGCTCTGCAGCTGTTTCACGAGAGTACTCTTAAGGATAATCTTCGACCAGAGGAAAGCAAGCTCCAAACAATTACAAAGGACCTTCTACTGTTTTTGCACGAATGCCCTGATGTTCATGTTAGTGAAGAGTTGAAACGAGTTCCATAA
- the LOC109748201 gene encoding uncharacterized protein, translating into MARVGPARTVDGGHHGPAPVAPSGNLFNPAALARPPATPPPARCHQKRRRRNKNHCRIKRGGQTPERIISRARGQRGGREESGGSVAEEEEQRPATTAPPASELPSFQRKYPKILASFQGSSTPLSKILQGDGSVSTLLTSMSGAPRSNLGLVPRDMNGSLPVSTTNSSGPSIGVSSLVTDGNSSLSGGAQFQQSTSMNADSFMRLPASPMSFSSNNISGSSVIDGSIMQQSPPQEQMQKRRASSVTSQPVIDAAAAFHAQKKPRVDIRQDDILQQQLIQQLLQGQSSLHLQGQHNPQLQALIRQHKLAQIQQQQQHQLSQQFPQHQHSQVGIPRQPQLRPPLAQPGIQLAGPVRTPVESGLCSRRLMQYLYHKRYRPDNNPITYWRKLIDEYFAPRSRERWCVTSYEKPGNTSAAIPQTSPGTWRCDICNTHSGKGYEATSEILPRLCQIRFDHGVKDEYLFLDMPNEFRLPNGLLLLEHTKVVQKSIYDHQHVTHEGQLRIIFTPELKIMSWEFCSRKHDEYVTRKFLTEQVTHMLRATQSYQATVTKNGPAGLSNDEAQKACNDFASASRQLAKNIDHHSLNEHGLSKRYVRCLQISEVVNHMKDLIEFSHKNKLGPIEGLKNYPKQTAGPKLTVQNLHDSKAVKIEMSPHVNNEVPGVGATSNNPQNPAPQSNYQHILRSSSANQGLLQQEASQNAAAMNSYQNMFRSTSANQGLLQQEASQNAAALNNYQNMLRGSSPNQSLLQQEASSIFKGPTAVHSGIQLEASRSFRAAQLGQFQHPMSFQQGMPQHQHNNFQGLGASPQFQQHVINQLLQEAKNTNSRTLAHQHQQQQQQHHQQQQQQQQHHQQQQQQQQQHQQQQQQQQQQQQQQHHQQQSPSTPNANGGLASGAVVTNSAASAEQAQHMNNGTAKGAAPMGMTGPSNLINSGAGMVQRSSSFKSVSSNPAASGGNAVATPKAESVHDMDDLEHLISHELVESGLFMGEQPGDGGFSWNI; encoded by the exons ATGGCGCGGGTGGGCCCCGCGCGAACCGTCGATGGCGGTCACCACGGCCCGGCCCCGGTCGCCCCCTCCGGGAATCTATTTAACCCGGCCGCCCTCGCCCGCccgccggcgacgccgccgcccgcacgcTGCCACCagaagcggaggagaagaaataAGAACCACTGTAGAATAAAAAGGGGAGGACAAACGCCAGAAAGAATAATATCGCGAGCACGAGGCCAacgaggagggagggaggagagcGGCGGCAGCGTCGCCGAGGAGGAAGAACAGCGACCGGCCACGACCGCGCCGCCGGCGAGCGAGCTCCCGAG TTTCCAGCGAAAGTATCCGAAGATCCTTGCTAGTTTCCAGGGAAGTTCTACTCCATTAAGCAAGATTCTTCAAGGTGATGGTTCAGTCTCAACCCTGCTGACCTCCATGTCCGGGGCCCCACGCTCCAACCTTGGACTTGTTCCCAGGGACATGAATGGTAGCCTTCCAGTTAGTACTACAAATTCCTCTGGGCCAAGCATTGGTGTTAGCTCTTTGGTGACTGATGGCAACTCATCACTTTCTGGAGGTGCCCAGTTTCAGCAAAGTACGAGCATGAATGCTGATTCATTCATGCGCCTTCCTGCCTCTCCGATGTCGTTTTCGTCCAACAACATTTCTGGTTCTTCAGTCATTGATGGCTCCATCATGCAGCAAAGTCCACCCCAAGAGCAGATGCAGAAGCGGAGAGCATCTAGTGTAACATCACAACCTGTGATTGATGCTGCCGCCGCATTTCATGCTCAAAAGAAGCCAAGAGTTGATATTCGGCAAGATGATATCTTGCAACAACAGTtgattcaacagctgctccaagGTCAGAGTTCTCTTCATCTCCAGGGCCAACACAACCCACAGCTTCAAGCCTTGATCCGGCAGCACAAACTGGCACAAATTCAGCAACAACAGCAGCATCAGTTATCGCAACAATTTCCTCAGCATCAACATTCTCAAGTTGGCATACCTCGGCAGCCACAGTTGAGGCCGCCGCTAGCACAGCCTGGAATTCAGCTAGCTGGACCTGTTAGGACTCCTGTTGAGAGTGGGCTTTGTTCTCGAAGGTTAATGCAGTATTTGTATCACAAGCGTTACCGGCCAGAT AATAATCCCATAACATACTGGAGGAAGCTCATTGATGAATATTTTGCACCACGATCAAGAGAGAGATGGTGTGTGACATCATATGAAAAGCCAGGGAATACCTCAGCTGCTATTCCACAGACATCCCCG GGTACATGGCGTTGTGATATTTGTAATACGCATTCGGGGAAAGGATATG AGGCTACCTCTGAAATACTTCCTAGACTCTGTCAAATTAGATTTGACCACGGTGTTAAGGATGAATATCTATTCCTTGACATGCCGAACGAGTTCCGATTGCCCAACGGACTGCTGCTCCTGGAGCATACTAAAGTTGTTCAGAAGAGCATCTACGACCACCAACATGTCACACACGAGGGACAGCTAAGAATAATATTCACTCCAGAACTAAAG ATTATGTCCTGGGAGTTTTGTTCACGGAAACACGACGAGTATGTCACTCGCAAGTTTCTAACAGAGCAG GTTACACATATGCTTCGTGCTACCCAGAGTTATCAAGCTACTGTCACAAAAAATGGACCTGCTGGCCTATCGAACGATGAGGCACAAAAGGCTTGCAACGA TTTTGCGTCAGCATCACGACAACTAGCGAAAAATATAGATCACCACAGCCTAAATGAGCATGGTCTTTCTAAAAGATATGTTCGCTGTTTGCAG ATATCAGAGGTGGTGAATCACATGAAGGATCTAATTGAGTTCAGCCACAAGAACAAGCTCGGCCCTATAG AGGGCCTGAAGAACTATCCCAAGCAAACTGCTGGACCAAAGCTCACGGTGCAGAATTTGCATGACTCAAAGGCGGTCAAAATAGAAATGAGCCCCCATGTTAATAACGAGGTTCCAGGTGTTGGAGCAACTAGTAATAATCCGCAGAATCCTGCACCACAAAGCAATTACCAACACATTCTGAGAAGCTCAAGTGCAAATCAGGGTTTGCTTCAGCAGGAGGCATCACAGAATGCCGCGGCAATGAACAGTTACCAGAATATGTTTAGAAGCACAAGCGCAAATCAGGGTTTGCTCCAGCAGGAGGCATCTCAGAATGCTGCTGCGCTAAATAATTACCAGAATATGCTTAGAGGCTCGAGCCCGAATCAAAGTTTACTTCAGCAGGAGGCATCGAGTATCTTCAAAGGTCCTACAGCAGTGCACAGTGGCATTCAGCTGGAAGCATCTAGGTCGTTCCGTGCCGCTCAGCTTGGGCAATTCCAGCATCCGATGTCGTTCCAGCAAGGTATGCCCCAGCACCAGCATAACAATTTCCAAGGCCTGGGCGCTAGTCCACAATTCCAGCAGCATGTGATCAATCAGCTGCTGCAAGAAGCCAAGAATACCAATAGCCGCACTCTTGCTCATCAgcatcaacagcagcagcagcaacaccatcagcagcagcagcagcagcagcaacaccatcaacagcagcagcagcagcagcagcaacatcaacagcagcagcagcagcagcagcagcagcagcagcagcaacatcaTCAGCAGCAGTCTCCTAGCACTCCCAATGCAAATGGTGGTCTCGCATCCGGAGCCGTGGTCACCAACAGCGCTGCTAGCGCAGAGCAGGCACAGCACATGAATAACGGCACAGCAAAGGGCGCCGCTCCGATGGGTATGACGGGGCCTAGTAATCTGATCAACAGCGGAGCTGGCATGGTCCAGCGAAGCAGCAGTTTCAAGTCCGTGAGCAGCAACCCGGCCGCTTCTGGCGGCAATGCGGTGGCGACCCCAAAGGCGGAGTCTGTGCACGACATGGACGACCTGGAACATCTCATCTCCCACGAGCTCGTGGAGAGCGGGCTGTTCATGGGGGAGCAGCCGGGGGACGGCGGCTTCTCGTGGAACATCTGA